From the Hyalangium ruber genome, the window CGTTGAGGAAGATGTCGCGCGGCTCCACCGCCATCTTCCCGGCCTCCACCTTGGACAGGTCGAGGATCTCGTTGATGAGGGTGAGCAGGTCGCCACCGCTCGAGTAGATGGTGTTGGCGTACTCCACCTGCTTGCCGCTGAGGTTGCCCTCCTTGTTGTCCGAGAGCAGCTTGGCGAGGATGAGCAGGCTGTTGAGCGGGGTGCGCAGCTCGTGGCTCATGTTGGCCAAGAACTCGCTCTTGTACTTGGAGATGATGGTGAGCTGCTCGGCCTTCTCCTCCAGGCTGGCGCGCGCGAGCTCCACCTCGCTGTTCTTCTCCTCGACGCGGGTGTTCTGCTCCTCGAGCTGCTTGGCTTTCTCTTCCAGCTCGAGCGCCTGGGCCTCCAGCTCGGTGTTGGTGCGCTTGAGCTCCTCCTGCTGCTGGGTGAGCTCCTTGGACTGGCTCTGCAGCTCCTGCGTCAGGCTCTGCGACTGGAGCAGCAGCTCCTCGGTGCGCATGTTCGCCATGATCATGTTCAGGACCACGCCGATGCTCTCGGTGAGCTGGTCCAGGAAGATCTGATGGATGGCGCTGAACGGGTGGAAGCTGGCCAGCTCGATGACCGCCTTGATTTCACCCTCGAACAACACGGGGAGGACGATGATGTTGAGCGGCGAGGACTCACCCAGGCCCGACGAGATGGTGATGTAGTCGGTGGGCACCTTGGTGAGCAGGATGGTCTTCTTCTCCAGGGCGCACTGGCCCACGAGGCTCTCGCCCAGCCGGAAGCGGTTGGAGAGGTTCTTGCGCTCGCGGTAGGCGTAGGTGCTGGTGAGCTTGAGCACCGGCAGGGTGCCCTCCTGGTCCGCCAGGAAGAAGGCGCCGTGGTGGGCGCCGACCAGCGGGGTCAGCTCGCTCATGATGAGGCGGCTGACGGCCTCGAGGTTCTTCTGGCCCTGCATCATGCCGGAGAACTTCGCCAGGTTCGTCTTCAGCCAGTCCTGCTCCTGGTTCTTCTGCGTCGTCTCACGCAGGTTGAAGATCATCTGGTTGATGTTGTCCTTCAGCGCGGCCACTTCGCCCTCGGCGCTGACGGTGATGCTGCGGGTCAGGTCGCCCTTCGTCACCGCGGTGGCCACGTCCGAGATGGCGCGCAGCTGAGAGGTCAGCGTGCCGGCCAGCTGGTTCACGTTGTCGGTCAGCTGCCTCCACGTGCCGCGAGCGCCGGGCACGCGGGCCTGGCCACCCAGCTTTCCTTCGATACCCACCTCGCGGGCCACCGTGGAGACCTGCTCCGCGAAGGTGCCCAGCGTGTCGGTCATGCTGTTGATGGTCTCCGCGAGCGCGGCCACCTCGCCCTTCGCGTCGACGATGAGCTTCTGGGTGAGGTCACCATTGGCGACCGCGGTCACCACCTTGACGATGCCGCGCACCTGGGTGGTGAGGTTGGAGGCCATGAAGTTCACGTTGTCCGTGAGGTCCTTCCACGTGCCTGCCACACCGGGCACACGGGCCTGGCCACCCAGCTTGCCCTCGACGCCCACCTCGCGGGCCACCGTGGACACCTGCTCGGCGAAGGTGCCCAGCGTGTCGGTCATGTTGTTGATGGTCTCCGCGAGCGCGGCGACCTCGCCCTTGGCGTCCACCACCAGCTTCTGGCGGAGGTCTCCGTTGGCGACCGCCGTCACCACGCGGACGATGCCGCGCACCTGGGTGGTGAGGTTGCGGGCCATGGAGTTCACGTTGTCCGTGAGGTCCTTCCACGTACCGGAGACGCCACGCACCTCGGCCTGACCGCCCAGCTTTCCTTCGGTGCCCACTTCCTTGGCGACGCGGGTCACTTCCGAGGCGAACGAGTTCAGCTGGTCCACCATCGTGTTGATGGTGTTCTTCAGCTCGAGGATTTCGCCCTTCACGTCCACGGTGATCTTCTTGGACAGGTCGCCATTCGCGACCGCCGTCGTGACGAGGGCGATGTTGCGCACCTGAGCAGTCAGGTTGGAGGCCATGGAGTTCACGTTGTCCGTGAGGTTCTTCCACGTGCCGGCGACTCCCGGCACTTCGGCCTGGCCGCCCAGCTTTCCTTCCGTACCCACTTCCTTGGCGACGCGCGTCACTTCCGAGGCGAAGGCGCGGAGCTGATCCACCATCGTGTTGATGGTGTTCTTCAGCTCGAGGATTTCGCCGCGAGCCTCGACCGAGATCTTCTGCGACAGGTCACCATTGGCGACGGCCGTCGTGACCTTGGCGATGTTACGCACCTGGTCGGTCAGGTTGCCGGCCAGCACGTTCACGTTGTCGGTCAGGTCCTTCCAAACACCGGACACACCCTTCACGTCGGCCTGACCACCCAGCTTGCCCTCGGTGCCCACTTCCTTGGCGACGCGGGTCACTTCCGAGGCGAACGCGCGCAGCTGGTCCACCATCGTGTTGATGGTGTTCTTCAGCTCCAGCACCTCGCCCTTCACGCTGACGGTGATCTTCTGGGACAGGTCGCCGTTGGCGACGGCGGTCGTCACCTTGGCGATGTTTCGCACCTGGTCGGTCAGGTTGCCCGTGAGCGCGTTCACGTTGTCCGTGAGGTCCTTCCAGACGCCCGACACGCCCTTCACGTCGGCCTGACCACCCAGCTTGCCCTCGGTACCGACTTCCTTGGCGACGCGGGTCACTTCCGAGGCGAAGGCGCGCAGCTGATCCACCATCGTATTGATGGTGTCCTTCAGCTGGAGCACCTCGCCCTTCGCATCCACCGTGATCTTCTTCGACAGGTCGCCGTTCGCGACCGCCGTCGAGACCTCCGCGATGTTTCGCACCTGCGCCGTCAGGTTGTTGGCGAGCAGGTTCACGTTGTTCGTGAGGTCCTTCCACGTACCGGCGACGCCCGGCACCTCGGCCTGGGCGCCCAGCTTGCCCTCCACACCCACCGTGCGGGCGACGTCCGTCACCTGCTGGGCGAAGATGGACAGCGTCTGCGTCATCGCGTTGATGGTGTCCGCGAGCGCGGCGATCTCACCCTTGGCTTCCACCACCAGCTTCTGGCTCAGGTCACCGTTGGCGACCGCCGTCACGACTTTGACGATGCCGCGCACCTGGGTGGTGAGGTTGGAGGCCATGAAGTTCACGTTGTCCGTGAGGTCCTTCCACACACCGGACACCCCGGGCACCACGGCCTGGCCACCGAGCTTTCCTTCCGTACCCACTTCCTTGGCGACGCGCGTCACTTCGGAGGCGAACGCGCGGAGCTGGTCCACCATCGTGTTGATGGTGTTCTTCAGCTCGAGCACCTCGCCCTTCGCATCGACCGTAATCTTGCGGGACAGGTCACCCTTGGCGACCGCCGTCGTCACCTCGGCGATGTTACGAACCTGGTCGGTCAGGTTGTTGGCGAGCAGGTTCACGTTGTTCGTGAGGTCCTTCCACGTGCCGGCCACTCCGGGCACCACGGCCTGAGCGCCCAGCTTGCCTTCCACCCCCACCGTGCGGGCGACGTCGGTCACCTGCTGCGCGAAGATGGAGAGCGTCTCCGTCATCGCGTTGATGGTGTCGGCCAGCTCGGCCACCTCGCCCTTGGCGTCCACCTTCAGGCGCTGGGTCAGGTCACCGTTGGCGACGGCCGTCACCACCTTGGCGATGCCTCGCACCTGAGTGGTCAGGTTGGAGGCCATGATGTTCACGTTGTCGGTCAGGTCCTTCCACGTACCGGCAACGCCCTTCACCTCGGCCTGGCCGCCCAGCTTGCCGTGCGTACCCACCTCACGCGCAACGCGGGTCACTTCGGCGGCGAACGAGTTCAGCTGGTCCACCATCGTGTTGATGGTGTCCTTGAGCTGGAGCACCTCGCCCTTCGCATCGACGGTGATCTTCTTGGACAGGTCACCCTTCGCGACCGCCGTCGTCACCAGGGCGATGTTGCGCACCTGCGTGGTGAGGTTGGAGGCCATGAAGTTCACGTTGTCGGTGAGGTCCTTCCACGTACCGGCAACGCCCTTCACCTCGGCCTGACCGCCCAGCTTGCCGTCCGTACCCACTTCCTTGGCGACGCGGGTCACTTCGGCGGCGAAGCTGTTGAGCTGGTCCACCATCGTGTTGATGGTGTTCTTCAGCTCCAGCACCTCGCCCTTCACGTCCACGGTGATCTTCTTGGACAGGTCACCCTTGGCGACGGAGGTCGTCACCTCGGCGATGTTTCGCACCTGGGCGGTGAGGTTGTTCGCCATCAGGTTCACGTTGTCCGTGAGGTCCTTCCAGGTACCGGCGGCGCCGGGCACCTGCGCCTGGGCGCCCAGCTTGCCCTCCACGCCCACCGTGCGGGCGACGCTGGTCACCTGCTGAGCGAACACGTTGAGGGTGTC encodes:
- a CDS encoding HAMP domain-containing protein, encoding MVRVERVVGREGRMGERVTLGDVRGGWATSVSSINALIGDLVLPTTEVARVLVAVAEGDLTQKMALEIDGQSVKGEFLRIGTTVNTMVDQLRAFASEVTRVAKEVGSDGKLGGQADVRGVAGTWKDLTDNVNIMASNLTAQVRNIAEVSTAVARGDLSKKITVDAKGEVLELKNTINTMVDQLNSFAAEVTRVAKEVGSDGKLGGQAEVKGVAGTWKDLTDNVNIMASNLTAQVRNIAEVTTAVAKGDLSKKITVDAKGEVLELKNTINTMVDQLNSFAAEVTRVAKEVGTEGKLGGQADVKGVSGTWKDLTDNVNFMASNLTTQVRGIVKVVTAVANGDLSQKLQVPSQGEIAALGATLNNMTDTLNVFAQQVTSVARTVGVEGKLGAQAQVPGAAGTWKDLTDNVNLMANNLTAQVRNIAEVTTSVAKGDLSKKITVDVKGEVLELKNTINTMVDQLNSFAAEVTRVAKEVGTDGKLGGQAEVKGVAGTWKDLTDNVNFMASNLTTQVRNIALVTTAVAKGDLSKKITVDAKGEVLQLKDTINTMVDQLNSFAAEVTRVAREVGTHGKLGGQAEVKGVAGTWKDLTDNVNIMASNLTTQVRGIAKVVTAVANGDLTQRLKVDAKGEVAELADTINAMTETLSIFAQQVTDVARTVGVEGKLGAQAVVPGVAGTWKDLTNNVNLLANNLTDQVRNIAEVTTAVAKGDLSRKITVDAKGEVLELKNTINTMVDQLRAFASEVTRVAKEVGTEGKLGGQAVVPGVSGVWKDLTDNVNFMASNLTTQVRGIVKVVTAVANGDLSQKLVVEAKGEIAALADTINAMTQTLSIFAQQVTDVARTVGVEGKLGAQAEVPGVAGTWKDLTNNVNLLANNLTAQVRNIAEVSTAVANGDLSKKITVDAKGEVLQLKDTINTMVDQLRAFASEVTRVAKEVGTEGKLGGQADVKGVSGVWKDLTDNVNALTGNLTDQVRNIAKVTTAVANGDLSQKITVSVKGEVLELKNTINTMVDQLRAFASEVTRVAKEVGTEGKLGGQADVKGVSGVWKDLTDNVNVLAGNLTDQVRNIAKVTTAVANGDLSQKISVEARGEILELKNTINTMVDQLRAFASEVTRVAKEVGTEGKLGGQAEVPGVAGTWKNLTDNVNSMASNLTAQVRNIALVTTAVANGDLSKKITVDVKGEILELKNTINTMVDQLNSFASEVTRVAKEVGTEGKLGGQAEVRGVSGTWKDLTDNVNSMARNLTTQVRGIVRVVTAVANGDLRQKLVVDAKGEVAALAETINNMTDTLGTFAEQVSTVAREVGVEGKLGGQARVPGVAGTWKDLTDNVNFMASNLTTQVRGIVKVVTAVANGDLTQKLIVDAKGEVAALAETINSMTDTLGTFAEQVSTVAREVGIEGKLGGQARVPGARGTWRQLTDNVNQLAGTLTSQLRAISDVATAVTKGDLTRSITVSAEGEVAALKDNINQMIFNLRETTQKNQEQDWLKTNLAKFSGMMQGQKNLEAVSRLIMSELTPLVGAHHGAFFLADQEGTLPVLKLTSTYAYRERKNLSNRFRLGESLVGQCALEKKTILLTKVPTDYITISSGLGESSPLNIIVLPVLFEGEIKAVIELASFHPFSAIHQIFLDQLTESIGVVLNMIMANMRTEELLLQSQSLTQELQSQSKELTQQQEELKRTNTELEAQALELEEKAKQLEEQNTRVEEKNSEVELARASLEEKAEQLTIISKYKSEFLANMSHELRTPLNSLLILAKLLSDNKEGNLSGKQVEYANTIYSSGGDLLTLINEILDLSKVEAGKMAVEPRDIFLNELNQFVDRSFRPVADQKNLQFNVELAQGAPRSIRTDPQRLQQVLKNLLSNAFKFTDAGSVKLVVKTAEKNVRLEHEVLRKSKRVIAFAVTDTGIGIPKDKQKLIFEAFQQADGSTARKYGGTGLGLSISREIAKLLGGEIHVDSEPGKGSTFTLYLPPEYVGPDDDAAPPSTPPTSPILPTPSTPTPTPGRSAESPSGSPVSYTPAPVADNAHVLDAALPPPMETLMAPVTIDDDREHIREGDRVLLIIEDDLKFARIMMQMAREKGFKVLVASRGDSGLSMANEYLPHAITLDIQLPVVDGWSVMERLKRNPRTRHIPVHVISVMDKHQGNTQGAFGYLTKPVSKEGLEHVFGQLARFLERKERRLLVIEDDDVQRQSLEKLLGEGDDVQVTAVGTGQEALSKLEESEYDCLVIDLLLPDMDGSKLVEEVKTQARFRDLPIVVYTGKELSQKDEARLRRYTGSVILKSGPKSPDQLLGDTALFLHRLDQNLPPRARQALAQRHSSEDSELAGKKVLVVDDDMRNIFALTSVLENQGLKVSFAENGRAAIESLRRDPEVDVVLMDIMMPEMDGYETMRAIRQDLQLSRLPIIAVTAKALKDDREKCMAAGASDYLPKPVDTDKLIELIRLWVNA